The segment CCGCCCGGTGCTCGTGAGCGCCACCGGCCCCCTGGGAGAGCTGGTCCGGGACGGGGTGGACGGCCTCCTCACTCCTCCCGGCGACGCGGGCGCCCTCACCGAGACGCTGCGCCGCTTCTACGCCCCGGGGATGGCGCTGCGCCTGCGCGCCGGCGTGCCGGTGGTCACGGCGGAGACCCGGTGGGAGGAGTACCTGGAGGCGGTGACCGGGTCCGGGTCAGCGTGAGGAGTCGCGGGAGCGGACGATCAGGTCGGCGAGCAGGGCGAAGCTGGCGATCAGCAGTCCGGTGAGGAGCAGCATGAGGGTGTTGTTGCGGACGTAGAACGGGATGCTGAACACGTCGTATCCGCCCTTGGCGAGGCCCACGCCCAGTAGGACCAGGGCGGGCGGCATCAGCACCTTCAGCGGGTTGAAGTACATGACCATCCGCAGCACCTGCAGGATGTAGCGGTATGCGTCGCTGACGAAGTGGAACTTCGACGCGCCGGACCGCTGGGCGTAGTCGATGGGCACGTACTGGATCTGGTGCTGGTTGAACAGGAAGGCGAGCGTCAGTGTGCTGACGCAGGAGAACCCGGGGGGAAGCAGCGGGAGGTAGGGCAGCGCGACCGAACGCCGGAAGGCGCGTAACCCGGAGTTCAGGTCGGGGATTGTGGAGTTGGTGAGGAACTCGGCGAGCTTGCGGACGCCCCACTTCACCGGGATCCGTAGGACGCGCGCGCTGCCCGACTCACGACGTCGAGCGCCGATCACCTGGTCCACCGAGGGGTCGTCGTCCAGGACGGCGACCAGTTCGGGGATCCGGTCGTTGGGGTAGGTCAGGTCGGCGTCGGTCCAGACCACGATCTCGCCACGTGCCTGTCGGGTCGCGATGCGCCGCGCCGTGCCCACTCCCCCGTTGTGGCTGAAGGTGATCACCTCGGTGTGCGGGTGCTCGGCGGCCGCCTCGCGGGCCCGTGCCGCCGTGTCGTCGGTGGAGGCGTCGTCGACCACCAGCACTTCGAAGGAGTACCCGGCCGTGTCGAGGGCGGCGTTGACGCGGGAGATCTCCGCCGCGATGCTGTCCTCCTCGTTGTGGCAGGGAAGCACGACGGACACGTGCGGGACGGGAGAGGTTTCGCTCATGAATCGGCTTCTGGATCGGTTGCGATGTACAAAGTCGAGGTGAAGCGCCATGGCCCGTCCGGCGGATGGGTCAGGGTGCTCGGGTCCTGCTCGGTGTTCAGGGTGAAGGCGACATCGGGCCACGACTCCCCGACGAGGTAAGGCAGCATGTCCTCCAGCTCGCCGCTGATCAGCACGGGCACCCGGTCTCGGTCGCGGATCCCGGTGGTGGCCGCGACGAACAGCGCGCGGTCGGGCTCGTCCATCAGCGCCGTGGGTACCCCACACATGCCCCGGATGAGCTGGCCGAAGTTGTTCATGGTGGACGCGTCGGGGATCAGCACGGACGCGTCCTGGGGTAAGGCGTCGCACAGGTGGTCGACCTGTTCCACGG is part of the Spiractinospora alimapuensis genome and harbors:
- a CDS encoding glycosyltransferase family 2 protein codes for the protein MSETSPVPHVSVVLPCHNEEDSIAAEISRVNAALDTAGYSFEVLVVDDASTDDTAARAREAAAEHPHTEVITFSHNGGVGTARRIATRQARGEIVVWTDADLTYPNDRIPELVAVLDDDPSVDQVIGARRRESGSARVLRIPVKWGVRKLAEFLTNSTIPDLNSGLRAFRRSVALPYLPLLPPGFSCVSTLTLAFLFNQHQIQYVPIDYAQRSGASKFHFVSDAYRYILQVLRMVMYFNPLKVLMPPALVLLGVGLAKGGYDVFSIPFYVRNNTLMLLLTGLLIASFALLADLIVRSRDSSR